A DNA window from Bacteroidia bacterium contains the following coding sequences:
- a CDS encoding DUF262 domain-containing protein codes for MFTLRDFDPKTLSWWYDQRDNIDFKPSYQRKGRIWTDKDKSYLIDSILNGFDIPKIYIADFTFFNSALNEKRKPYAVVDGKQRFEAMFDFYENKLTLDKEFVLLEDPNIYLGGLSFKDLKSKYPKLASRFENFNLSVRSIITDSEGMINELFIRLNKSKPLTGAELRTAMKGVVPKLLNEIVKLDLFTDRVKFNTKRGQDSNVAAKILLLEFRGKFVDTKKIHIDKLVEDALKAELDFTSAMKTIKLVVGQMSDAFITKDPLLASSGLLPVYYWLFKTYGNSKKGVLRNFLVQFEEKRKESRKIAMKDLDYVNFDRLSKSLNDQASLQGCFNILDRKFSYWITNGQLPE; via the coding sequence ATGTTTACACTTAGAGATTTTGACCCAAAAACATTAAGTTGGTGGTATGACCAACGGGATAATATTGACTTTAAACCATCCTATCAAAGAAAAGGTAGGATTTGGACAGACAAAGACAAATCATACCTTATTGATTCAATATTGAATGGTTTTGATATTCCTAAAATTTACATTGCTGATTTTACTTTTTTCAATTCAGCACTGAATGAGAAGAGAAAACCTTATGCGGTTGTCGATGGAAAACAAAGGTTTGAAGCAATGTTTGATTTTTATGAAAACAAATTAACACTTGACAAAGAATTCGTTTTACTTGAAGACCCCAACATTTATTTAGGCGGTTTGAGTTTTAAGGACCTAAAATCAAAATATCCAAAACTTGCAAGTCGGTTTGAAAATTTTAATCTTTCTGTAAGAAGTATAATAACTGACAGTGAAGGAATGATTAATGAACTCTTTATAAGGCTTAATAAGAGTAAGCCTCTTACAGGTGCAGAATTGAGAACTGCAATGAAAGGTGTAGTTCCTAAATTGTTAAATGAAATTGTAAAACTTGATTTGTTTACAGACAGAGTTAAGTTTAACACTAAGAGAGGGCAAGATTCAAATGTTGCTGCAAAAATTCTACTATTAGAGTTCAGAGGCAAATTTGTAGACACTAAAAAAATACATATCGATAAATTAGTTGAAGACGCTTTAAAGGCAGAATTAGACTTTACTAGTGCTATGAAAACTATAAAATTGGTTGTGGGACAAATGAGTGATGCATTTATAACAAAAGACCCATTGCTTGCCTCATCAGGTTTACTTCCGGTATACTATTGGTTATTTAAGACCTATGGCAATTCAAAGAAAGGAGTATTAAGAAATTTCCTCGTCCAATTTGAAGAGAAGAGAAAGGAAAGTAGAAAGATTGCTATGAAAGACTTGGACTATGTAAATTTTGACAGACTTTCAAAAAGCTTAAATGACCAAGCTAGTTTACAAGGTTGTTTTAACATACTTGACAGAAAATTTAGTTATTGGATAACTAATGGACAACTACCAGAATAA
- a CDS encoding FRG domain-containing protein has translation MATTLNIKTISTLKQYSSFIEEKLQSSTDYILWFRGTGKSSYTLSPSIHRHSEITQDEKIIEMETRIIDRFNQRSVPFLSRPLDKTNDWETLFFMQHYRIPTRLLDWTENPFIALYFALTSAKYEIEAKKKVYKDDVAVWVLDPVAWNRESLKDYTYNQGILSVQEHFLESYKPRIKFDGMREKPVAIFGTHNSPRIVAQRGVFTVFGKKVQPMEKTYVDEKYKQDCLMKIVFPSNKISNLLQSLTSLGITDSVVYPDLEGLGKEVMRFFKFDI, from the coding sequence ATGGCGACAACATTAAACATTAAAACTATTTCGACATTAAAACAGTATTCTAGTTTTATTGAAGAGAAATTACAAAGTTCGACAGACTATATTTTATGGTTTCGTGGGACAGGAAAAAGTAGCTATACACTTTCGCCATCAATTCACAGACATTCTGAAATTACGCAAGACGAAAAAATTATTGAAATGGAAACACGAATCATTGACAGATTTAATCAAAGGTCTGTTCCATTTCTTTCACGACCTCTAGACAAAACAAATGATTGGGAAACCTTGTTTTTTATGCAACATTATAGAATTCCTACAAGACTTCTTGATTGGACGGAAAATCCATTTATTGCACTATATTTTGCATTAACAAGTGCCAAGTATGAAATTGAAGCAAAGAAAAAAGTTTATAAAGATGATGTAGCTGTTTGGGTTCTTGACCCTGTTGCTTGGAATAGAGAGTCACTAAAAGACTATACATACAATCAAGGTATTTTATCTGTCCAAGAGCACTTTTTAGAAAGTTATAAACCAAGGATTAAATTTGACGGAATGAGAGAAAAACCTGTTGCAATTTTTGGCACACATAATAGTCCGAGAATTGTCGCTCAACGTGGAGTTTTCACAGTGTTTGGAAAGAAAGTACAGCCAATGGAAAAAACCTATGTAGATGAAAAATACAAACAAGATTGTTTAATGAAAATTGTTTTCCCAAGTAACAAGATTAGTAACCTACTTCAATCATTAACTTCTCTTGGTATAACAGATTCGGTTGTGTATCCTGACCTAGAAGGTTTAGGAAAAGAAGTAATGAGATTTTTCAAATTCGATATATAA
- a CDS encoding IS1182 family transposase has product MPQIQGINREQITFSNLESQIAKDNEIRFIDAFVDKLDLKQLGIQSLIQREKKKAGRASFEDALFLKLYLYAYLNGLRSSRKLEKEAVRNIELQWLLKGLCPNYHSIADFRKINAVALKSLFKLFVLFLKEAGLIGGNVIAVDGTKIRGSNSKKNNYNPKKIERHLAYIEEKTEQYLEQLDKADREENQVQSLSISDVEDKLAKLKTHKIKYEQLAKQLEENKEPQVSTTDPDARALLVRGVVVEVGYNVQAAVDAQHSLVVATHTINRNDKNALYDISSEAKENIKAEALTVIADKGYHTGKELQSCQAAAIETIVARQEIVNSNEGGTQPEYLIQHFKYNQETDTYTCPQGETLHTTGKLHTKKRSEDISYQFKKYRSTACNTCPVKHLCTGRQDGRREIERSEYAEAVERNKTNYESNAELYRKRQELNEHIFGTIKRQWNLYYTNLRGLKKVNGELALIMTVYNIKRAKNILGFDRLMEVLKNWTPKYPGGYFSIKSRLHQPRLISQYTPINFFQENIAA; this is encoded by the coding sequence ATGCCTCAAATACAAGGTATCAACCGAGAACAAATCACTTTTTCAAACCTTGAAAGTCAGATAGCAAAAGACAATGAGATTCGATTTATAGATGCATTTGTAGATAAGCTGGATTTAAAACAACTCGGTATTCAATCGCTCATTCAGAGGGAAAAGAAAAAAGCCGGGAGAGCATCTTTTGAAGATGCACTTTTTTTAAAACTGTATCTATATGCCTATTTAAACGGATTAAGAAGCAGTCGTAAATTAGAGAAAGAAGCTGTTCGTAATATTGAGTTGCAGTGGTTGCTCAAAGGACTTTGTCCGAACTATCATTCTATTGCCGACTTCCGAAAGATTAATGCTGTGGCACTAAAAAGCTTATTTAAGTTGTTTGTGTTGTTTTTGAAAGAAGCGGGCTTGATTGGTGGTAATGTGATTGCCGTAGATGGCACCAAAATAAGAGGGAGCAACAGTAAAAAGAATAACTATAACCCCAAAAAGATTGAAAGGCATCTGGCATATATCGAAGAAAAAACAGAACAATATTTAGAGCAGTTAGATAAAGCCGATAGGGAAGAAAACCAAGTCCAGAGTCTATCCATTAGTGATGTAGAAGATAAATTAGCCAAGCTGAAAACACATAAGATCAAGTACGAACAATTAGCCAAGCAACTAGAAGAGAATAAAGAGCCACAGGTAAGCACTACTGACCCTGATGCAAGAGCCCTATTGGTTCGAGGTGTAGTGGTAGAAGTAGGCTACAATGTACAAGCAGCCGTAGATGCACAGCACAGCTTGGTAGTAGCCACACACACCATCAATCGCAACGATAAAAATGCCTTGTACGATATAAGCAGCGAAGCCAAAGAGAATATAAAAGCAGAAGCCCTCACGGTTATAGCCGACAAAGGATATCACACCGGAAAAGAATTGCAATCATGTCAGGCAGCAGCAATAGAAACAATAGTAGCAAGGCAAGAGATAGTGAACAGCAACGAAGGTGGCACACAACCTGAGTACCTCATTCAACACTTTAAGTACAACCAGGAAACCGATACGTACACCTGTCCGCAAGGCGAAACACTGCATACCACAGGCAAATTGCATACAAAAAAGCGCAGTGAAGACATCTCCTATCAATTTAAAAAGTACCGAAGTACAGCTTGCAATACATGCCCTGTAAAACACCTCTGCACCGGCAGACAGGATGGTCGAAGGGAAATAGAACGCAGTGAATATGCCGAAGCGGTAGAGAGAAACAAAACGAACTATGAATCCAACGCAGAGTTATACCGCAAACGGCAGGAGCTAAACGAACATATCTTTGGCACAATCAAACGGCAGTGGAATTTGTATTACACCAATTTGAGAGGATTAAAAAAAGTGAATGGAGAGCTGGCACTCATCATGACTGTTTACAATATAAAACGCGCCAAGAACATCTTAGGCTTTGATAGACTGATGGAAGTGCTGAAAAATTGGACACCAAAGTATCCAGGAGGATATTTTTCAATTAAAAGTAGACTTCATCAGCCGCGGCTGATAAGCCAATATACGCCCATTAATTTTTTCCAAGAAAATATCGCTGCATAA